In Camelina sativa cultivar DH55 chromosome 16, Cs, whole genome shotgun sequence, a single window of DNA contains:
- the LOC104750939 gene encoding auxin efflux carrier component 3-like gives MISWHDLYTVLTAVIPLYVAMILAYGSVRWWKIFSPDQCSGINRFVAIFAVPLLSFHFISTNNPYAMNLRFIAADTLQKIIMLSLLVLWANLTRSGSLEWSITIFSLSTLPNTLVMGIPLLIAMYGEYSGSLMVQIVVLQCIIWYTLLLFLFEFRGAKMLIMEQFPETAASIVSFKVESDVVSLDGHDFLETDAEIGDDGKLHVTVRKSNASRRSFCGPNMTPRPSNLTGAEIYSLSTTPRGSNFNHSDFYSMMGFPGGRLSNFGPADMYSVQSSRGPTPRPSNFEENCAMASSPRFGYYPGGGGGGGAGSYPAPNPEFSSTTTSTANKGVNKNPKEVNTNQQTTLPTSGKSNSHDAKELHMFVWSSNGSPVSDRAGLNVFGGAPDNEQGGRSDQGAKEIRMLVPDQSHSRESKALAHPGSGDFGGEQQFSFAEKEGERAKDAENGLNKLAPNSSAELQSKTGLGAAAGGGESQRKNMPPASVMTRLILIMVWRKLIRNPNTYSSLIGLIWALVAFRWHVEMPKIIQQSISILSDAGLGMAMFSLGLFMALQPKLIACGNSVATFAMAVRFLTGPAVMAVAAIAIGLRGDLLRVAIVQAALPQGIVPFVFAKEYNVHPAILSTGVIFGMLIALPITLVYYILLGL, from the exons ATGATCTCGTGGCACGACCTCTACACGGTTCTCACCGCCGTGATCCCTCTCTACGTAGCTATGATCCTCGCCTACGGCTCTGTCCGGTGGTGGAAGATCTTTTCACCCGACCAATGCTCCGGAATCAACCGTTTCGTCGCCATCTTCGCCGTTCCTCTACTCTCTTTCCACTTCATCTCCACCAACAACCCTTACGCCATGAATCTCCGCTTCATCGCCGCCGACACTCTCCAAAAAATCATCATGTTGTCTCTCTTGGTCCTCTGGGCTAATCTCACCCGTTCCGGTAGTCTCGAGTGGAGCATCACAATCTTTTCCCTCTCAACACTTCCCAACACTCTCGTCATGGGGATTCCTCTCTTGATCGCCATGTACGGCGAGTACTCTGGTTCCCTCATGGTCCAAATCGTCGTCCTCCAGTGTATCATCTGGTACACGCTTCTCCTTTTCCTATTCGAGTTTCGCGGCGCCAAGATGCTCATCATGGAGCAGTTCCCTGAGACGGCTGCCTCAATTGTTTCGTTCAAAGTTGAATCCGATGTCGTTTCACTCGACGGCCATGATTTTCTTGAAACCGACGCTGAGATCGGCGACGACGGGAAGCTTCACGTCACCGTGAGGAAATCAAACGCTTCCCGTCGCTCTTTCTGCGGGCCGAACATGACTCCACGGCCGTCAAACCTCACCGGAGCTGAGATTTACAGCCTTAGCACAACTCCTAGAGGCTCCAATTTCAACCACTCTGATTTTTACTCGATGATGGGTTTCCCCGGTGGCCGTCTCTCCAATTTTGGTCCGGCAGATATGTACTCTGTACAGTCTTCAAGAGGTCCCACTCCTCGACCTTCGAACTTCGAGGAGAACTGCGCCATGGCGTCCTCCCCGAGATTCGGGTATTACCCAGGAGgcgggggaggaggaggagccggGTCTTATCCGGCTCCGAATCCAGAATTCTCCTCAACTACCACATCTACCGCCAATAAAGGCGTtaataaaaacccaaaagagGTCAATACGAATCAGCAGACTACTCTACCAACCAGCGGCAAGTCAAACAGCCATGACGCCAAGGAGCTTCACATGTTCGTATGGAGCTCCAACGGTTCACCCGTTTCAGACCGGGCGGGTCTCAACGTTTTCGGTGGAGCGCCAGACAATGAACAAGGTGGAAGATCTGATCAAGGTGCTAAAGAGATTCGTATGTTAGTACCTGATCAATCTCACAGCCGAGAGAGCAAAG CTCTAGCTCATCCAGGGAGTGGAGATTTCGGAGGAGAACAACAATTTAGTTTCGctgaaaaagaaggagaaagagcaaAAGACGCCGAGAATGGACTCAACAAACTCGCTCCAAATTCCTCGGCGGAGCTACAATCAAAGACAGGTCTAGGAGCAGCCGCCGGAGGAGGAGAAAGTCAACGGAAAAACATGCCGCCGGCTAGTGTGATGACAAGGCTGATATTGATAATGGTGTGGAGGAAACTCATCAGAAACCCAAATACTTACTCTAGTCTCATCGGCCTTATTTGGGCTCTCGTCGCTTTCCG GTGGCACGTGGAAATGCCAAAAATCATACAGCAATCTATCTCCATTTTATCTGATGCTGGTCTTGGAATGGCAATGTTCAGTTTGG GGTTGTTCATGGCGTTGCAACCCAAATTAATTGCTTGTGGGAACTCCGTGGCAACATTTGCGATGGCGGTTAGGTTTCTCACGGGCCCTGCTGTGATGGCGGTTGCTGCCATAGCCATCGGATTGCGTGGTGATTTATTGCGTGTTGCTATAGTTcag GCCGCATTACCTCAAGGAATTGTGCCGTTTGTGTTTGCTAAGGAGTACAATGTTCATCCTGCTATTTTAAGTACAGG GGTAATATTCGGAATGCTTATAGCGCTTCCGATCACACTGGTTTACTACATTTTACTCGGGTTATAA
- the LOC104750935 gene encoding RING-H2 finger protein ATL48-like, which translates to MNEIEEHVSIGKVVTHKSTSNTVEIRVTRKNVVTCTPPPPFPTPHLLLNNILSFDHHKMYPLLYPTLPDPGLCRILSYKIASEAEKVPGPLYISLDVTLSPPIFEEPEMETCAICLEESQYLILMINCSHVFHIHCINEWLCRSNQCPLCRAELMEDEDW; encoded by the coding sequence ATGAATGAGATTGAAGAACACGTGAGCATTGGTAAAGTAGTTACTCACAAATCTACATCTAACACTGTGGAGATAAGAGTAACGCGTAAAAACGTGGTCACTTgcactcctcctcctccgttccCAACCCCTCACCTCCTTTTGAACAACATCCTAAGCTTTGATCACCATAAGATGTATCCTCTCCTCTATCCAACTCTCCCAGATCCCGGCTTATGCAGAATTCTCTCTTACAAGATTGCTTCCGAAGCCGAGAAAGTTCCAGGGCCATTGTACATCTCCCTTGACGTCACATTATCCCCACCAATATTCGAGGAACCAGAGATGGAAACATGCGCTATTTGCTTGGAGGAGTCACAATACTTAATCTTAATGATTAATTGTTCGCATGTGTTTCATATTCATTGCATCAATGAGTGGTTATGTCGGAGTAATCAGTGCCCTCTTTGCCGTGCTGAACTTATGGAAGACGAAGACTGGTAG
- the LOC104750938 gene encoding auxin efflux carrier component 3-like, producing NASRRSFCGPNMTPRPSNLTGAEIYSLSTTPRGSNFNHSDFYSMMGFPGGRLSNFGPADMYSVQSSRGPTPRPSNFEENCAMASSPRFGYYPGGGGGGGAGSYPAPNPEFSSTTTSTANKGVNKNPKEVNTNQQTTLPTSGKSNSHDAKELHMFVWSSNGSPVSDRAGLNVFGGAPDNEQGGRSDQGAKEIRMLVPDQSHSRESKALAHPGSGDFGGEQQFSFAEKEGERAKDAENGLNKLAPNSSAELQSKTGLGAAAGGGESQRKNMPPASVMTRLILIMVWRKLIRNPNTYSSLIGLIWALVAFRWHVEMPKIIQQSISILSDAGLGMAMFSLGLFMALQPKLIACGNSVATFAMAVRFLTGPAVMAVAAIAIGLRGDLLRVAIVQAALPQGIVPFVFAKEYNVHPAILSTGVIFGMLIALPITLVYYILLGL from the exons AACGCTTCCCGTCGCTCTTTCTGCGGGCCGAACATGACTCCACGGCCGTCAAACCTCACCGGAGCTGAGATTTACAGCCTTAGCACAACTCCTAGAGGCTCCAATTTCAACCACTCTGATTTTTACTCGATGATGGGTTTCCCCGGTGGCCGTCTCTCCAATTTTGGTCCGGCAGATATGTACTCTGTACAGTCTTCAAGAGGTCCCACTCCTCGACCTTCGAACTTCGAGGAGAACTGCGCCATGGCGTCCTCCCCGAGATTCGGGTATTACCCAGGAGgcgggggaggaggaggagccggGTCTTATCCGGCTCCGAATCCAGAATTCTCCTCAACTACCACATCTACCGCCAATAAAGGCGTtaataaaaacccaaaagagGTCAATACGAATCAGCAGACTACTCTACCAACCAGCGGCAAGTCAAACAGCCATGACGCCAAGGAGCTTCACATGTTCGTATGGAGCTCCAACGGTTCACCCGTTTCAGACCGGGCGGGTCTCAACGTTTTCGGTGGAGCGCCAGACAATGAACAAGGTGGAAGATCTGATCAAGGTGCTAAAGAGATTCGTATGTTAGTACCTGATCAATCTCACAGCCGAGAGAGCAAAG CTCTAGCTCATCCAGGGAGTGGAGATTTCGGAGGAGAACAACAATTTAGTTTCGctgaaaaagaaggagaaagagcaaAAGACGCCGAGAATGGACTCAACAAACTCGCTCCAAATTCCTCGGCGGAGCTACAATCAAAGACAGGTCTAGGAGCAGCCGCCGGAGGAGGAGAAAGTCAACGGAAAAACATGCCGCCGGCTAGTGTGATGACAAGGCTGATATTGATAATGGTGTGGAGGAAACTCATCAGAAACCCAAATACTTACTCTAGTCTCATCGGCCTTATTTGGGCTCTCGTCGCTTTCCG GTGGCACGTGGAAATGCCAAAAATCATACAGCAATCTATCTCCATTTTATCTGATGCTGGTCTTGGAATGGCAATGTTCAGTTTGG GGTTGTTCATGGCGTTGCAACCCAAATTAATTGCTTGTGGGAACTCCGTGGCAACATTTGCGATGGCGGTTAGGTTTCTCACGGGCCCTGCTGTGATGGCGGTTGCTGCCATAGCCATCGGATTGCGTGGTGATTTATTGCGTGTTGCTATAGTTcag GCCGCATTACCTCAAGGAATTGTGCCGTTTGTGTTTGCTAAGGAGTACAATGTTCATCCTGCTATTTTAAGTACAGG GGTAATATTCGGAATGCTTATAGCGCTTCCGATCACACTGGTTTACTACATTTTACTCGGGTTATAA
- the LOC104750937 gene encoding homeobox-leucine zipper protein ATHB-X-like — translation MAISPNSSSLELTISIPSFSPSPSSPGGDHHGMRDFDINQTPKTEADHTIGATQHANEEDSNSGGRRRKKLRLTKEQSHHLEESFIQNHTLTPKQKKDLATFLKLSQRQVEVWFQNRRARSKLKHTEMECEYLKRWFGSLKEQNRRLQIEVEELRALKPSSTTALTMCPRCERVSDAADNDSNAVQEGAAVSSSRSRITISSSSSLC, via the exons ATGGCCATCTCACCTAATTCAAGCTCTTTAGAATTAACAATATCAATTCCAAGCTTCTCTCCATCTCCTTCATCGCCTG GTGGTGATCATCACGGGATGAGAGATTTTGATATTAACCAAACTCCAAAGACGGAAGCAGATCATACGATCGGTGCAACACAACATGCCAACGAAGAGGATAGTAACTCTGGAGGCCGGCGGCGCAAAAAGCTCCGTCTAACCAAAGAGCAATCACATCATCTTGAAGAGAGTTTCATACAAAACCATACCTTAACCCct aagcaaaaaaaagatttggccACCTTTTTGAAGCTTAGTCAAAGGCAAGTTGAGGTTTGGTTTCAAAACCGAAGAGCTCG GAGTAAGCTAAAGCACACGGAGATGGAATGCGAGTACCTAAAGAGATGGTTCGGGTCGTTGAAGGAGCAAAACCGACGGCTACAAATAGAAGTTGAAGAGCTACGAGCTCTAAAGCCATCATCGACCACGGCTTTAACCATGTGTCCTCGGTGTGAACGTGTGAGTGATGCAGCAGATAATGACTCTAATGCCGTTCAGGAGGGGGCAGCGGTGAGCAGCAGCCGGTCACGGATCACaatttcctcttcctcttccctcTGTTGA